The Phoenix dactylifera cultivar Barhee BC4 chromosome 12, palm_55x_up_171113_PBpolish2nd_filt_p, whole genome shotgun sequence genome has a window encoding:
- the LOC103705046 gene encoding 10 kDa chaperonin, mitochondrial-like codes for MAKRLIPSLNRVLVEKIVPPSKTNAGILLPEKTTKLNSGKVVAVGPGARDRDGNVIPVSVKEGDMVLLPEYGGTEVKLGDKEYHLFRDDDILGTLHE; via the exons ATGGCCAAGCGTCTCATTCCTTCCCTTAATCGCGTTCTTGTTGAGAAGATCGTTCCCCCTTCCAAGACTAATGCTGGAATTCTTCTCCCTGAGAAGACCACCAAG TTGAATTCTGGAAAAGTTGTAGCAGTAGGCCCTGGTGCACGTGATAGGGATGGGAATGTTATCCCTGTTTCCGTGAAGGAAGGAGACATGGTCCTTTTACCTGAGTATGGAGGAACTGAAGTAAAACTGGGCGACAAGGA GTATCATCTGTTCAGGGATGACGACATACTGGGAACACTCCATGAATGA